A single genomic interval of bacterium harbors:
- a CDS encoding tetratricopeptide repeat protein, translated as MGHQELGLLFAYQGNFSESEKELSKGLELFIKEKAVQPQGIIWVYRSLRALLMEDADSALRAAQRAYDIAFSRQNERDRIRAEWLIGAAFLAKGDLNKAESHLNEAIIRDRRINLVDLEPDILLAIAKLRFAQGHKEEAEKLAKEALDIATRCQYRLNQADIHIFLAEFYLSTKDSAKAKEHLELAKERAACGYQPALNKASQLTI; from the coding sequence GTGGGTCATCAAGAGCTTGGTTTATTGTTTGCCTATCAGGGTAATTTTTCAGAATCAGAGAAGGAACTATCAAAAGGCTTAGAATTGTTCATTAAAGAAAAGGCAGTTCAACCTCAAGGTATTATCTGGGTCTACCGTAGCCTTCGTGCCCTACTTATGGAAGATGCAGATAGCGCACTCAGAGCGGCTCAGAGGGCTTATGATATTGCCTTCAGCCGTCAAAATGAAAGGGATAGAATCCGGGCTGAATGGCTCATTGGTGCAGCCTTCTTGGCAAAAGGAGATTTAAACAAAGCAGAATCACATCTAAATGAGGCTATAATCCGTGATAGAAGGATAAACTTGGTAGATTTAGAACCCGACATCCTTTTAGCCATAGCAAAGCTGCGGTTTGCCCAAGGACACAAAGAAGAGGCAGAGAAGCTGGCAAAAGAGGCATTAGATATTGCCACAAGATGCCAATATCGCCTAAACCAGGCAGATATCCATATTTTCTTAGCAGAATTTTACTTATCTACAAAAGATTCTGCAAAAGCAAAGGAACATCTTGAACTCGCCAAAGAAAGAGCAGCCTGCGGCTACCAACCTGCTTTGAACAAAGCTTCTCAACTAACCATTTAG